A part of Candidatus Neomarinimicrobiota bacterium genomic DNA contains:
- a CDS encoding bifunctional folylpolyglutamate synthase/dihydrofolate synthase produces MLHSRHETERPHLDYLFGLERRGIKLGLGPTTELLRRCGDPQSDLSIVQIAGTNGKGTTAALTARILQEHGRRVGLFTSPHLLRLHERIRVDGAPIEDGYIIAWLDRQRPDIEAIPATFFEAITALALCYFSDRQVDVAVLETGLGGRLDSTTATTPSWTALTPIAMDHMDMLGDTLEAIAREKAGILKPGVPCYSAQQRPEVEAVIRAEAQRAAAPVIDLDPHEQVPQPRNLAGAHQHANARLAWALTQGILGGDFDSGRATRAVAATIWPGRYQQLGSHPKIIYDVAHNPHGMAAFLGTLAAEPVRGRRRLVLALQEGKGAEELLSLLLPVFDAVTFTQTETRHFIPAAHLAKLAAGGKHRTRTEPNPIAAIAAILSEAGQDDLVVILGSHYLGPAVAEVFKISFDNL; encoded by the coding sequence ATGCTCCACTCCCGTCACGAGACCGAACGCCCCCATCTGGATTATCTGTTCGGCCTTGAGCGTCGCGGCATCAAGCTGGGGCTGGGCCCCACCACCGAGCTGCTCAGGCGCTGCGGAGACCCCCAGAGCGACCTGTCCATTGTGCAGATTGCCGGCACCAACGGCAAAGGAACCACGGCCGCCCTTACTGCCCGCATCCTCCAGGAGCATGGCCGGCGGGTGGGGCTGTTTACATCGCCACACCTGCTGCGGCTCCACGAACGCATCCGCGTTGATGGAGCCCCTATTGAGGACGGCTATATCATCGCTTGGCTTGACCGGCAACGGCCGGACATCGAAGCGATTCCGGCCACGTTCTTCGAGGCTATCACCGCTCTAGCTCTGTGCTATTTCAGTGACCGGCAAGTGGATGTGGCCGTGCTGGAGACCGGGCTGGGTGGCCGCCTGGATTCCACCACCGCCACAACCCCCTCCTGGACTGCCCTGACACCCATCGCCATGGATCACATGGACATGTTGGGCGATACGCTGGAAGCGATTGCCCGCGAGAAGGCGGGTATCCTGAAACCGGGCGTGCCGTGCTACTCGGCCCAGCAGAGACCCGAGGTGGAAGCGGTTATTCGGGCTGAAGCGCAGCGGGCGGCCGCGCCTGTTATTGACCTTGACCCACACGAACAAGTTCCCCAACCACGCAACCTGGCAGGCGCCCATCAGCATGCGAATGCCCGGTTGGCCTGGGCACTGACGCAGGGCATATTGGGCGGCGACTTTGACAGTGGCCGTGCAACCCGTGCGGTGGCAGCCACCATCTGGCCCGGCCGATACCAGCAACTTGGATCGCACCCGAAAATCATTTACGACGTGGCGCACAACCCTCACGGGATGGCCGCCTTTCTGGGAACGCTGGCCGCCGAGCCCGTCCGGGGACGCCGGAGGCTGGTGCTGGCCCTGCAGGAAGGCAAGGGGGCTGAAGAACTGCTGAGTCTGCTGCTACCAGTATTCGACGCTGTCACGTTTACCCAGACCGAAACGCGGCATTTCATTCCCGCCGCGCACCTGGCGAAGCTCGCAGCGGGTGGAAAGCATCGAACCCGAACTGAGCCGAACCCGATCGCAGCAATTGCGGCAATTCTCTCGGAGGCGGGGCAGGATGACCTGGTGGTCATCCTGGGGTCGCACTATCTGGGTCCGGCAGTTGCGGAGGTGTTCAAGATTTCATTTGACAACCTGTGA
- the rpmE gene encoding 50S ribosomal protein L31, protein MKKDIHPEYHLVTAHCACGNTFETRSTATELRVEICSACHPFYTGKQKLVDTAGRVEKYRRKYKLEAPAE, encoded by the coding sequence ATGAAAAAGGACATCCACCCCGAATACCATCTGGTGACGGCACACTGCGCCTGCGGCAACACCTTCGAGACGCGTTCCACGGCGACAGAGCTGCGCGTTGAGATCTGCAGCGCCTGCCACCCGTTTTACACCGGTAAGCAGAAGCTGGTGGACACGGCCGGCCGGGTGGAGAAATACCGGCGCAAGTATAAGCTTGAAGCGCCTGCGGAATAA
- the prmC gene encoding peptide chain release factor N(5)-glutamine methyltransferase: MSSAAPPRGRTANGATQWDIVGLIRWASGYFAAKDISNARLESEWLLAHVLGLERVDLYVQHDRPLGPGELAQFKALVKRRSGGEPFQYILGKAPFYGRDFRVTPDVLIPRPETETLIRVLHQSMGAPEPGAILDIGTGSGCLAITAALLYPEAKVLAVDISADALSLAHENAQRLGADNVDFQRLDVMTEEPIGTFDAILCNPPYVASGELPGLQREIRDHEPLAAITDGADGLSFFRRLAAIGANLLYDGGRLIMELGGVPQATAVSGMFRQAGFAVTIHDDLQGDPRVCESLKK; encoded by the coding sequence GTGAGCAGCGCCGCTCCTCCCCGGGGGCGCACAGCTAACGGGGCGACCCAGTGGGACATCGTAGGGCTTATCCGGTGGGCCAGCGGTTACTTTGCAGCAAAAGACATATCCAATGCACGGCTGGAAAGCGAATGGCTGCTGGCCCACGTATTGGGCCTGGAGCGGGTCGACCTTTATGTTCAGCATGACCGTCCACTGGGGCCCGGCGAGTTGGCGCAGTTCAAGGCCCTGGTGAAGCGGCGTTCAGGGGGGGAACCGTTTCAGTATATCCTGGGCAAGGCGCCCTTTTATGGCCGTGACTTTCGCGTAACGCCGGATGTGCTTATTCCCCGCCCGGAAACCGAGACCCTCATCCGCGTGCTGCACCAAAGCATGGGCGCGCCGGAGCCCGGCGCCATTCTGGATATCGGAACGGGTTCGGGTTGCCTGGCCATCACAGCGGCGCTGCTTTATCCCGAGGCCAAAGTGCTGGCGGTGGACATATCCGCGGACGCCCTCAGTCTGGCGCATGAAAACGCGCAGCGCCTGGGCGCGGACAACGTGGACTTTCAGCGGCTGGATGTTATGACGGAAGAACCCATCGGGACATTTGATGCCATCCTGTGCAATCCACCCTACGTAGCCAGCGGGGAGCTGCCCGGCCTGCAGCGGGAAATTCGCGATCATGAGCCACTCGCGGCTATCACCGATGGGGCCGATGGGCTGAGTTTTTTCCGGCGGTTGGCTGCGATCGGCGCCAACCTGCTATACGACGGGGGGCGCCTCATCATGGAGCTGGGGGGGGTGCCGCAGGCAACGGCGGTGAGCGGGATGTTTAGACAGGCAGGCTTCGCGGTCACGATCCACGACGACTTGCAGGGTGATCCGAGGGTCTGCGAGTCCCTGAAAAAATAG
- the prfA gene encoding peptide chain release factor 1, which yields MITKLREIIQRQDDLTERMSEPETASDPKRYAQLAREHSELSEVADKARRFVDLDGHRHEIEDMLTGDDEELKVLAAEELPTLIAQLAALEEELKVLLLPRDPADDKNTILEIRSGTGGEEAALFAADLYRMYSRYAERRNWDTEVLSLSESETGGIKEIIVSVKGKGAYGDLKYERGVHRVQRVPATESSGRIHTSAASVAVLPEADPVEVNIVQADLKIDTYRASGHGGQHVNKTDSAVRITHLPSGIVVTCQDEKSQHKNRLKAMKVLAARLYAKQLEKQQNLRAKERRSMVSTGDRSAKVRTYNFPQGRVTDHRINLTLYRLSEITDGDLHELIAQLRLRDRMDRLAEV from the coding sequence ATGATTACCAAGCTACGCGAAATTATCCAGCGGCAGGACGACCTCACCGAGCGCATGTCCGAGCCGGAGACCGCTTCCGACCCCAAGCGCTACGCCCAGTTGGCGCGGGAACACAGCGAGCTGAGCGAAGTCGCGGACAAGGCCCGCCGCTTTGTTGACCTGGACGGGCACCGGCATGAAATCGAGGACATGCTCACGGGCGATGATGAGGAACTCAAGGTGCTGGCTGCCGAGGAACTCCCGACCCTGATTGCACAGTTGGCCGCGTTGGAGGAGGAGCTCAAGGTGCTGTTGCTGCCCCGCGATCCGGCTGATGACAAGAACACGATTCTGGAGATTCGCAGTGGCACCGGCGGTGAAGAGGCGGCCCTGTTCGCAGCCGACCTGTACCGCATGTACAGCCGCTATGCCGAGCGCCGCAACTGGGACACCGAGGTGCTGTCGCTGTCGGAATCGGAAACGGGCGGCATCAAGGAGATTATCGTCTCTGTAAAGGGCAAAGGGGCCTATGGTGACCTGAAATACGAGCGCGGCGTCCACCGGGTTCAGCGGGTGCCGGCGACCGAATCGAGCGGGCGTATCCACACCAGTGCGGCTTCGGTGGCTGTTCTTCCTGAGGCCGACCCCGTGGAAGTGAACATTGTCCAGGCCGACCTGAAAATCGACACCTACCGGGCTTCAGGCCACGGCGGACAGCACGTGAACAAGACCGACTCGGCGGTGCGCATCACCCACCTGCCGTCCGGTATCGTGGTGACGTGCCAAGACGAGAAATCGCAGCACAAGAACCGCCTGAAGGCCATGAAAGTGCTGGCCGCGCGCCTCTACGCCAAGCAGTTAGAGAAGCAGCAAAACCTCCGGGCCAAGGAGCGGCGCAGTATGGTCTCCACGGGCGATCGCAGTGCCAAAGTGCGCACCTACAATTTTCCCCAGGGGCGTGTCACCGATCACCGCATCAACCTGACCCTGTATCGGCTCAGCGAGATCACCGATGGGGACCTGCATGAGTTGATCGCCCAGCTGCGGCTGCGGGACCGGATGGATCGTCTGGCCGAGGTGTGA
- a CDS encoding DUF1385 domain-containing protein, whose protein sequence is MKRLRNNLPLPLLLAGQSRILVGGQAVIEGVMMRVPGAYAVAVRDPEGEIRTRREAFTSAVERWRWLKLPLLRGMVHLFESLKIGLAALNWSADVALAADESKAGSASNVGGTILALVLGAGLFFVAPLWISSRLIELEQHALAFNLIAGTIRITFFLLYLALISRLPDVQRLFQYHGAEHMTVFAFEAGKPLTVDSIRDYPTQHPRCGTSFIFIVLVAAILAFALIDSIILAVTGEISLGLRLLVHLPLIPLVAGLGYEALKLTSRYQHVALFRWLSRPGIWLQYITTKAPDDEQVAVALNSLKVAFGPELSRVEGRRYLADAIG, encoded by the coding sequence TTGAAGCGCCTGCGGAATAATCTGCCGCTGCCCCTGCTGCTGGCGGGCCAGTCCCGTATTCTTGTGGGCGGGCAGGCCGTTATCGAAGGGGTCATGATGCGTGTGCCGGGCGCCTACGCCGTGGCGGTGCGCGATCCCGAGGGCGAAATTCGCACGCGGCGGGAGGCCTTTACCTCCGCCGTGGAGCGTTGGCGCTGGCTGAAACTGCCCCTTCTGCGGGGCATGGTACATCTGTTTGAGTCGCTGAAAATCGGCCTGGCCGCCCTTAACTGGTCGGCCGACGTGGCGCTGGCTGCCGATGAGAGCAAGGCGGGCTCTGCGTCCAACGTGGGGGGCACCATTCTGGCGCTGGTGCTGGGGGCGGGACTGTTCTTTGTGGCGCCGCTGTGGATCTCCTCCCGCCTCATCGAGCTGGAGCAGCACGCCCTGGCGTTTAACCTGATCGCGGGAACCATCCGCATCACGTTCTTTTTGCTCTACCTGGCCCTTATCTCCCGCCTGCCGGATGTGCAGCGGCTGTTCCAATACCACGGCGCCGAACACATGACCGTGTTTGCGTTCGAGGCCGGCAAGCCCCTCACGGTGGACAGCATCCGCGATTACCCCACTCAGCACCCTCGCTGCGGAACCAGTTTCATTTTCATTGTGCTCGTTGCCGCGATCCTGGCATTCGCCCTCATCGATAGCATCATACTGGCGGTGACGGGTGAGATTTCACTGGGACTGCGGCTGCTGGTGCACCTGCCGCTGATTCCGCTGGTGGCTGGGTTGGGCTATGAGGCTCTCAAATTGACCTCCCGCTACCAGCACGTGGCCCTGTTCCGATGGCTGTCCAGGCCCGGAATCTGGCTGCAGTATATCACCACCAAGGCACCCGATGACGAACAGGTGGCCGTGGCGCTGAACTCACTGAAGGTAGCCTTTGGCCCCGAGCTGAGCCGGGTGGAGGGCCGCCGGTACCTCGCTGATGCCATCGGCTGA
- a CDS encoding geranylgeranylglycerol-phosphate geranylgeranyltransferase: MIAATLVPAWPDTEALIGVLVTVLSYNGAANALNDYFDYPADKVNRPGRPLPRGGLRRGAALWLAVILFAIGSLFALHLRPLATAIAVLIALPLMAFYSPVLKGLALVDNAIIAALLGLTFLFAGAAFGQLPAMWPPAGLAFGFNLLRELVKDIEDLEGDEGVGVRTFPVRYGAEAAIKLALILTLILMFGCLLPYILGVYNSTYLAAVIIGVEIPLLYAFNYLVKHPTPAGAGWVAKVLKVDIFAGLLAIYLSGIGTG, encoded by the coding sequence ATGATTGCTGCCACGCTGGTGCCGGCCTGGCCGGATACGGAAGCGCTTATTGGGGTGCTCGTCACTGTTCTGAGCTATAACGGTGCGGCCAACGCGCTGAACGACTACTTCGACTACCCCGCCGATAAGGTGAACCGTCCCGGCAGGCCTCTTCCCCGAGGTGGACTCCGGCGTGGTGCGGCGCTCTGGCTGGCGGTGATACTGTTTGCCATTGGCAGCCTGTTTGCCCTGCACCTGCGCCCACTGGCCACGGCCATCGCCGTGCTTATTGCCCTTCCGCTTATGGCGTTCTACTCACCGGTGCTGAAAGGATTAGCGCTGGTTGACAATGCCATTATTGCCGCGCTTCTGGGGCTCACGTTCCTGTTCGCCGGCGCAGCGTTTGGGCAGCTGCCCGCCATGTGGCCCCCGGCGGGCTTGGCCTTTGGCTTCAATCTGTTGCGTGAGCTGGTGAAGGACATTGAAGATCTGGAGGGGGACGAAGGGGTCGGCGTAAGAACGTTTCCTGTGCGCTACGGCGCAGAAGCCGCGATAAAATTGGCCTTGATTCTGACTTTAATTTTGATGTTCGGCTGCCTGTTGCCTTACATTCTGGGTGTCTATAACAGCACCTATTTGGCCGCTGTTATTATCGGGGTTGAGATACCCCTTCTGTATGCCTTCAACTACCTGGTCAAGCATCCCACTCCAGCGGGTGCGGGATGGGTGGCCAAGGTGCTGAAAGTGGACATATTTGCCGGCCTATTGGCCATTTATTTGTCAGGGATCGGCACGGGTTGA
- a CDS encoding pyridoxal phosphate-dependent aminotransferase, whose amino-acid sequence MTFADRVGRIKGSITLEMTARAAELRAQGVDVLNLSAGEPDFPTPDHIIEAAKRAMHEGYTRYTPGPGLPQVRQAVAEKLERDNAVRVTPDQVIVSNGCKHALFNASMALFQHGDEVIIFAPYWVSFPELVNLADATPVIISTDPEKQFEPLFDELEDSITPRTKGIILNSPSNPTGGVWSREAVERILELVRRHDLWLFSDECYEALSYDRPFESPAALDPDFEKLLTFQSCSKTYAMTGWRLGYMAGPVSLVKAMTKIQSQSTSSPNSISQMAAVAALTGDQAIVAERREAFRHRRQIIVQELAQIPGLSCRNPGGAFYVFLGVRDLFGQTAAGKTLRNATDVTEYFLDQARVVTVSGEGFGDQEHIRLTYAVSDADISAATSRIGSAVAQLE is encoded by the coding sequence ATGACGTTTGCTGATCGGGTCGGCCGCATTAAGGGATCCATTACCCTGGAAATGACCGCCCGGGCTGCCGAGCTCAGGGCCCAGGGGGTGGATGTATTGAACCTTTCGGCCGGCGAGCCCGACTTCCCCACGCCGGATCACATTATTGAGGCCGCCAAGCGAGCCATGCACGAGGGCTACACGCGTTATACGCCGGGGCCGGGCCTGCCACAGGTGCGCCAGGCCGTGGCAGAGAAGCTTGAACGGGACAATGCGGTGCGGGTGACCCCCGATCAGGTCATCGTGAGCAACGGATGCAAGCATGCGCTTTTCAACGCCAGCATGGCCCTGTTCCAGCATGGAGATGAGGTGATTATTTTCGCGCCCTACTGGGTGTCATTTCCTGAGCTCGTAAACCTAGCCGATGCCACCCCGGTGATCATCAGTACCGATCCCGAAAAGCAATTCGAGCCCCTTTTCGATGAATTGGAAGACAGCATTACGCCGCGCACCAAGGGGATTATTTTGAACTCACCCTCTAATCCCACCGGTGGAGTATGGAGCCGCGAAGCCGTTGAGCGCATCCTTGAACTGGTCCGACGCCACGACCTGTGGCTGTTTTCCGATGAGTGCTACGAGGCCCTGTCCTACGACCGGCCTTTCGAATCACCTGCCGCATTGGATCCCGATTTTGAGAAATTGCTCACCTTCCAGAGCTGCTCCAAGACTTACGCCATGACGGGCTGGCGCCTGGGTTACATGGCGGGCCCGGTCTCATTGGTCAAGGCCATGACCAAGATCCAGAGCCAGTCCACCTCATCTCCTAATTCCATCAGCCAGATGGCTGCCGTGGCCGCGCTCACTGGCGATCAGGCGATTGTGGCTGAGCGCAGGGAGGCGTTCAGGCACAGGCGGCAGATCATCGTGCAGGAACTTGCGCAGATTCCGGGCTTGTCGTGCCGGAACCCTGGGGGTGCTTTTTACGTATTCCTAGGGGTCCGGGACCTATTCGGCCAGACTGCGGCCGGCAAGACGCTCCGCAATGCGACCGATGTGACCGAATATTTTCTTGACCAGGCCCGAGTGGTGACCGTCAGTGGCGAGGGTTTTGGCGACCAGGAGCATATACGCCTGACCTATGCCGTTTCGGATGCCGATATTAGCGCCGCTACCAGCCGCATTGGCTCAGCGGTGGCACAATTAGAATAA
- a CDS encoding N-acetylmuramoyl-L-alanine amidase, translated as MRRRPISAHSSHLGWLPYVVMVMLANVVRPDEIRVVFPNQPNRQEALRTFFRGDVEYLNSRELATIFSVNTYVNDDVNKLVLYFREGDVKITAFSSFVVVDEQAYQMPLPAYFDGQDYFLPAQSFFTVLGATVLRGARYDVVDRTFIGPSAHTVYNIHSATVESKQNGTLIRVKTSKRFDGRNIVRYITDNGWLVVQVPGGIVDTLALKRSLLGGIIRAAWGRQLERSAELRFKLAEKVSLPEVYQVDQGAELHVAIRNPVRKNRDRRAAMREQWFLDTIVLDPGHGGIDAGTLGKGGLKEKTVTLDVALRLGRLIKRKTNLRVVYTRDEDVFIPLWQRTKISNEAGGKLFISIHANGVDNRSAHGFETWLLAPANTEEAIEVARLENAVIALEESNHTYQDFSDEALILSTMAHSTWMKDSEVLAEFIQAELAKRLDAPNRGVKQAGFLVLIGATMPNVLVEVGFISNRIEEKKLTQNEYRQNLAEGLLAAIVRFKEKYEGTMLAKQ; from the coding sequence ATGAGGCGCCGCCCAATCAGCGCACACTCGAGCCACCTGGGCTGGCTGCCCTATGTGGTCATGGTCATGCTGGCCAATGTTGTCCGCCCGGATGAAATACGGGTCGTGTTTCCCAACCAGCCAAATCGCCAGGAAGCGCTGCGTACCTTTTTTCGTGGCGACGTAGAGTATCTGAACAGCCGAGAGCTGGCCACCATATTTTCAGTCAATACATACGTCAATGATGACGTGAACAAGCTGGTGCTCTATTTTCGGGAGGGCGACGTCAAAATTACGGCGTTTTCATCTTTCGTGGTGGTGGACGAGCAGGCTTACCAGATGCCCTTGCCGGCCTATTTTGACGGCCAAGACTATTTCCTACCGGCGCAGTCCTTCTTTACCGTGCTGGGCGCAACCGTCTTGCGAGGCGCTCGCTATGATGTTGTTGACCGCACTTTCATCGGGCCATCTGCTCACACGGTATACAACATCCACTCTGCCACGGTAGAATCCAAGCAGAACGGCACCCTTATCCGGGTGAAGACCAGCAAGCGCTTCGACGGCCGCAACATCGTGCGGTATATCACCGATAACGGCTGGCTGGTTGTGCAAGTGCCGGGCGGCATCGTGGATACGCTGGCGCTGAAGCGGTCGTTGCTGGGGGGGATCATCAGGGCTGCATGGGGACGCCAGCTCGAGCGCTCAGCGGAGCTGCGTTTCAAGCTTGCCGAGAAGGTGAGCCTGCCGGAAGTCTACCAGGTTGACCAGGGCGCCGAACTACACGTGGCCATCCGCAATCCCGTGCGGAAGAACCGCGACCGCCGCGCGGCCATGCGGGAGCAGTGGTTCCTGGACACCATCGTCCTGGACCCGGGACACGGCGGCATCGATGCGGGCACGCTGGGTAAAGGGGGCCTGAAGGAAAAGACCGTGACGCTGGACGTGGCGCTACGCCTGGGTCGCCTCATCAAGCGCAAGACCAATTTGCGGGTGGTATACACCCGGGACGAGGATGTCTTTATCCCCCTTTGGCAGCGCACCAAGATTTCCAACGAGGCGGGCGGGAAACTGTTCATTTCCATCCATGCCAACGGGGTGGATAACAGGTCGGCCCATGGCTTTGAGACCTGGTTACTGGCGCCGGCGAATACTGAGGAAGCCATCGAGGTGGCCCGGCTGGAAAATGCCGTGATCGCATTGGAGGAGTCGAACCACACCTACCAGGATTTTTCCGATGAGGCGCTCATCCTGTCCACCATGGCCCACAGTACCTGGATGAAGGATAGTGAGGTGCTGGCCGAATTCATTCAGGCGGAGCTGGCGAAGCGGCTCGACGCGCCCAACCGGGGGGTGAAGCAGGCGGGATTCCTGGTGCTCATCGGGGCCACCATGCCCAATGTTCTGGTGGAGGTGGGCTTCATCAGCAACCGCATCGAGGAGAAAAAACTCACCCAGAACGAATACCGGCAGAACCTGGCAGAGGGTCTTCTCGCGGCCATTGTGCGTTTCAAGGAAAAGTATGAGGGCACCATGCTTGCGAAGCAGTAG
- the rho gene encoding transcription termination factor Rho has translation MDISELQSLRVKDLTKLAQDLEVSEFSGLKKHELIMKILEFQAQKQGNVYARGVLEIMPDGYGFLRSPDYNYLPGPDDIYVSPSQIKRFGLRTGHLISGQVRPPKDNERFFALLRVDAVNGISPDEIKTYPHFEDLTPEFPTEHLVLETTAKESSARIIDLVAPIGLGQRALIPAQPKTGKTILLQKIANAVSQNYPDLFMIILLIDERPEEVTEMKRGVDAEVISSTFDEPPERHVQVAEMVLQRARRMVEVGKDVMILLDSITRLARANNTVIPHSGKILSGGVDANALQRPKRFFGAARNIEEGGSLTIVATALIDTGSRMDDVIFEEFKGTGNMELVLDRNLSNRRVYPSIDINRSGTRREEKLLSRKDLSRIWILRRLLSEMSVVEAMEFLLDRLQRTKTNREFLDTMGS, from the coding sequence ATGGACATTAGTGAACTGCAATCACTGCGGGTGAAGGACCTCACCAAATTGGCGCAGGACCTGGAGGTCAGCGAGTTTTCGGGGTTAAAGAAACACGAGCTGATCATGAAGATCCTGGAATTCCAGGCCCAGAAGCAGGGGAACGTGTATGCCCGTGGGGTCCTGGAGATCATGCCCGATGGTTACGGCTTCCTGCGCTCGCCCGATTACAACTACCTCCCGGGCCCCGATGATATATATGTGTCCCCGTCGCAGATCAAACGGTTCGGCCTGCGCACAGGGCACCTCATCAGTGGTCAGGTGCGACCCCCCAAGGACAATGAACGCTTTTTTGCTCTGCTGCGCGTGGATGCTGTTAACGGTATCTCGCCGGATGAGATCAAGACGTACCCCCACTTTGAGGACTTGACGCCTGAATTCCCCACTGAGCATCTGGTCCTGGAAACCACCGCCAAGGAGAGCTCTGCGCGCATCATTGACCTGGTGGCACCCATCGGTCTGGGCCAGAGGGCACTCATTCCGGCGCAGCCCAAGACGGGTAAGACCATCCTTCTGCAGAAAATTGCCAACGCCGTGTCGCAGAATTATCCCGACCTCTTCATGATTATCCTGCTCATTGATGAGCGTCCCGAGGAGGTCACTGAAATGAAGCGGGGGGTGGATGCCGAAGTCATATCCTCTACCTTTGACGAGCCTCCCGAGCGTCACGTTCAAGTGGCCGAAATGGTGCTTCAGCGGGCCCGACGAATGGTGGAGGTGGGTAAGGATGTCATGATTCTGCTGGATTCCATTACCCGTCTTGCCCGGGCAAATAACACGGTGATTCCTCACAGTGGAAAAATTTTGTCGGGAGGCGTGGACGCAAACGCGCTGCAGAGACCCAAGCGCTTCTTCGGCGCGGCCCGAAATATTGAGGAAGGCGGCAGCCTCACGATCGTGGCCACAGCTCTCATCGATACGGGCAGCCGCATGGACGACGTCATTTTTGAGGAGTTCAAGGGTACCGGCAACATGGAACTGGTGTTGGACCGCAACCTCAGCAACCGCCGCGTCTACCCGTCCATCGACATCAATCGCTCCGGCACTCGGCGCGAGGAAAAGCTGCTCAGCCGGAAGGACCTGTCGCGCATCTGGATACTGCGGCGGTTGCTGAGCGAGATGAGCGTGGTGGAGGCCATGGAATTCCTGCTGGACCGCCTCCAACGCACCAAGACCAACCGGGAATTTCTGGATACGATGGGTAGCTAG